A genome region from Chengkuizengella sp. SCS-71B includes the following:
- the cobA gene encoding uroporphyrinogen-III C-methyltransferase, with the protein MTKGKVYLVGAGPGDPKLITVKGLESIKKADAIVYDRLASPRLLTYAKPGTEKIYAGKLPNQHTMDQEAINRLLVDLALQGKVVTRLKGGDPNIFGRVGEEASLLVDHNIEFEIVPGITSAIAAPSYAGIPITHRDFNSSFAVVTGHERPEKIDSTINWEKLSTATETILFLMGITKIGYIRDQLIKYGKSPQTPVALIRWGTRVEQLTLIGTLETIVEQVEKEKFKPPAVILVGEVVKLREKLMWFENKPLFGKRVLVTRARSQASELADQIDDLGGEAVEFPVIELKQPENEQTLNQLDKALQRLDSYHWIIFTSVNGVEYFFKRLRDLGIDIRSMQNARIAAIGPKTANSLAERGLVVSSIPKQFQGEGLLEEILPELEEGQFVLLPRADIAREYLPKKLSELGLNVTEVDVYENVICDHGLEEVLTYIDKNRLHIITFTSSSTVRNLVEILEKNGYDAKQYLSGIQIVCIGPITAKTAKEFGFSITKVANEATIESLIEAIKEV; encoded by the coding sequence TTGACAAAGGGGAAAGTTTACTTAGTTGGTGCAGGACCGGGGGATCCTAAATTAATTACAGTAAAGGGTTTGGAATCCATCAAAAAAGCTGATGCTATTGTGTACGATAGATTAGCCAGCCCACGGTTACTTACCTATGCAAAACCTGGAACAGAAAAAATATACGCTGGCAAATTACCAAATCAGCACACGATGGATCAGGAGGCAATTAATAGACTATTAGTTGATTTAGCTTTGCAAGGTAAGGTTGTAACACGTTTAAAAGGCGGTGATCCCAATATTTTTGGTCGTGTAGGAGAAGAAGCATCTTTGCTGGTTGATCATAATATTGAATTTGAAATTGTACCAGGTATTACTTCTGCTATTGCTGCTCCTTCCTATGCAGGGATTCCAATAACACATCGTGATTTTAATTCTTCTTTTGCAGTTGTAACAGGTCATGAGAGACCTGAAAAAATAGATTCAACGATTAATTGGGAAAAACTATCTACAGCGACCGAAACGATTCTTTTCTTAATGGGAATCACAAAGATTGGGTACATACGTGATCAATTAATTAAATACGGTAAATCTCCACAAACTCCAGTTGCTTTAATTCGATGGGGCACACGAGTAGAGCAACTAACTTTAATTGGCACTTTAGAAACCATTGTTGAACAAGTAGAAAAAGAAAAGTTTAAACCACCAGCCGTTATTTTAGTAGGTGAGGTTGTAAAACTGAGAGAGAAACTAATGTGGTTTGAAAATAAACCGTTATTCGGTAAAAGAGTACTTGTGACTAGAGCACGATCACAAGCTAGTGAATTAGCTGATCAAATTGATGACCTAGGAGGAGAAGCGGTTGAATTCCCTGTCATTGAACTAAAACAGCCTGAGAATGAACAGACGTTAAATCAATTAGATAAAGCTCTACAAAGGTTGGATTCATATCATTGGATCATTTTCACTAGCGTAAACGGTGTAGAATATTTCTTTAAACGGTTAAGAGATTTAGGCATTGATATTCGTTCGATGCAAAATGCCCGTATTGCTGCTATTGGTCCAAAAACAGCAAACTCCCTTGCAGAACGTGGGCTTGTTGTGTCCTCTATTCCAAAACAATTCCAAGGAGAGGGATTATTAGAAGAAATTTTACCAGAATTAGAAGAAGGGCAGTTTGTTTTACTTCCAAGAGCAGATATTGCACGTGAATATTTGCCAAAAAAGTTAAGTGAATTAGGGTTAAACGTAACGGAAGTGGATGTATATGAAAATGTAATTTGTGATCATGGACTTGAAGAAGTACTGACGTATATAGATAAAAATCGCCTTCACATTATTACTTTTACCAGTTCTTCAACAGTTCGTAATCTAGTAGAGATTCTTGAGAAAAATGGATATGATGCTAAGCAATATTTAAGTGGTATACAAATTGTGTGTATCGGTCCTATTACAGCAAAAACTGCGAAAGAATTTGGATTTAGTATAACAAAAGTAGCCAATGAAGCTACGATTGAATCGTTGATTGAAGCGATTAAAGAAGTATAA
- the hemC gene encoding hydroxymethylbilane synthase, giving the protein MRTIIVGSRQSQLALTQTNHVIDALKELCQIHDIQAQFEIKKIVTKGDKILDVTLSKVGGKGLFVKEIEQAMLDEEIDIAVHSMKDMPSELPEGLIIGAVPKREDVRDCIVSREHIPLSDLPKGAVIGTSSLRRASQIKSYRPDFEIKFIRGNIGTRINKLNDGEYDAIILATAGLNRVGWQDKITEYIPTELCIPAVGQGALGIECRGDDEFIIKLLSLYNDKKTAKTVRAERAFLATLNGSCQIPVAAHAILQHEGDKADIQLYGLVGSPDGETVIKDQITGNDPEKLGVQLAQILIDRGANRILDEVRGEN; this is encoded by the coding sequence ATGAGAACAATCATTGTAGGATCAAGACAAAGTCAATTAGCGCTGACACAAACTAATCATGTGATAGATGCTTTAAAAGAATTATGCCAAATCCATGATATTCAAGCTCAATTTGAAATTAAAAAAATTGTTACAAAAGGCGATAAAATTCTAGATGTTACTCTTTCCAAAGTAGGTGGAAAAGGGCTTTTTGTGAAAGAGATCGAACAAGCGATGTTAGATGAAGAGATAGATATTGCAGTACATAGTATGAAGGACATGCCTTCCGAGTTGCCAGAAGGTTTAATCATTGGTGCAGTTCCAAAAAGAGAAGATGTTAGAGATTGCATCGTATCTAGAGAACACATACCCTTGTCTGATCTGCCTAAAGGAGCAGTGATAGGAACGAGTAGTTTAAGACGTGCAAGTCAAATAAAAAGTTATCGTCCTGACTTTGAAATTAAATTCATCAGAGGAAATATTGGAACTAGAATTAATAAATTAAACGACGGTGAATATGATGCGATCATTCTAGCGACTGCTGGTCTTAATAGAGTGGGATGGCAGGACAAGATAACTGAATATATCCCAACAGAGCTCTGTATCCCTGCCGTAGGTCAAGGGGCACTAGGAATTGAATGTAGAGGCGATGATGAGTTTATAATAAAGCTATTATCCCTTTACAATGATAAGAAAACAGCGAAAACAGTTCGAGCCGAAAGAGCTTTCTTAGCTACTTTAAACGGAAGCTGCCAAATTCCTGTAGCTGCCCATGCTATTTTACAACATGAAGGGGATAAAGCAGACATACAATTATATGGTTTGGTCGGTTCTCCAGATGGAGAAACTGTGATCAAAGATCAAATTACAGGTAATGACCCAGAAAAGTTAGGTGTACAATTGGCACAAATATTAATTGATCGGGGTGCGAATCGAATATTAGATGAAGTGAGGGGAGAGAATTGA
- a CDS encoding bifunctional precorrin-2 dehydrogenase/sirohydrochlorin ferrochelatase, which translates to MINIKHKKCIVVGGGKVAERKINSLVEAMASIVVISPTVTNLIKHWQRDGKLQIYKQNYDKSVVGTPYLMIAATDQNHVNLQVYEDAKKQNILVCIVDRPDLSDFIFPASFRRGKLQIAVSTSGASPTAAKTIKKDLEKKYGNEYEIYLDFLSEFRLFVKKTINDTHQRQALYKEIMDLDILRFIRIGQFHSFQKELYKRLKDPDYKYKGNWINRYFEDKEKGV; encoded by the coding sequence ATGATCAATATTAAACATAAAAAATGCATAGTTGTTGGTGGAGGGAAGGTAGCAGAACGAAAAATTAACTCACTAGTAGAAGCAATGGCCAGCATTGTAGTGATTAGTCCTACAGTGACGAATCTGATCAAACATTGGCAAAGAGATGGGAAATTGCAAATATATAAACAAAACTATGATAAATCAGTAGTTGGTACACCTTATTTGATGATTGCTGCAACAGATCAAAATCATGTTAATTTGCAGGTTTATGAAGATGCAAAAAAACAAAACATATTGGTTTGTATTGTGGATCGTCCAGACCTTAGTGATTTTATTTTCCCTGCCAGCTTTAGGAGAGGGAAGTTGCAAATTGCGGTCTCTACTTCTGGCGCTAGTCCTACTGCTGCTAAAACAATCAAGAAAGATTTAGAGAAAAAGTATGGGAATGAATATGAGATTTATCTCGATTTTTTAAGTGAATTTCGTTTGTTTGTAAAAAAAACAATTAATGATACACATCAAAGACAAGCTCTTTACAAGGAAATCATGGATTTAGATATACTTCGTTTCATACGTATAGGGCAATTTCACAGTTTTCAGAAAGAATTATATAAAAGATTAAAAGATCCTGATTATAAATATAAAGGAAATTGGATCAATCGTTATTTTGAGGACAAGGAAAAAGGAGTATAA
- the ccsA gene encoding cytochrome c biogenesis protein CcsA, which translates to MGAKTFIYDIIIYLYTLSLLFSFSDTIHKNWRAKWIGTGLLIIVWILQSNFFILRMIDNSYFPILTMFETLFFFSWIVVTISLMLNFILKHDLFVFSVNIAAFTIMALSFFSDSSAIPTLQNWEIHDELLFIHISLAISSYAFFLISFILSCLYLMLFRMLKEKKWFNYLKKLPSLEKIDKFAFLSVMIGLPLLLLSIILSLIWMVLTNHLSYLLDLKVINSLLVLVAYSFYLFKKLKRHTSGNELVFWNIISFVLLLINFIISNYLSDFHKWIWM; encoded by the coding sequence ATGGGAGCTAAAACTTTTATATATGATATTATTATTTATTTGTATACCCTGAGCTTGTTGTTTTCGTTCTCTGATACAATTCATAAAAATTGGAGAGCAAAATGGATAGGTACAGGGTTGCTTATTATCGTTTGGATTTTGCAATCCAATTTTTTTATATTAAGAATGATAGACAATTCATATTTTCCAATATTAACGATGTTTGAAACTTTGTTTTTTTTCTCTTGGATTGTTGTAACCATTTCACTAATGCTCAACTTTATATTGAAGCATGATTTATTCGTATTTTCAGTTAATATTGCAGCCTTTACTATCATGGCTTTAAGTTTTTTTAGTGATTCTTCTGCTATACCAACCTTACAAAATTGGGAGATTCATGATGAGTTGTTATTTATCCATATTTCTCTTGCCATAAGCAGTTATGCTTTTTTTTTAATTTCATTTATTTTGTCATGTTTATATCTTATGCTTTTTCGAATGTTGAAAGAAAAGAAATGGTTTAATTATTTAAAGAAGTTACCAAGCCTCGAAAAAATCGATAAGTTTGCGTTTCTTTCTGTTATGATTGGGCTGCCACTATTGTTATTATCTATTATCTTAAGCTTGATTTGGATGGTGTTAACGAATCATTTGTCATATTTATTGGATTTAAAAGTAATCAATTCATTATTAGTGTTAGTTGCTTACTCTTTTTATTTATTTAAAAAGTTAAAAAGACATACATCAGGAAATGAATTAGTTTTCTGGAATATAATCTCGTTTGTATTGTTATTGATTAATTTTATAATATCTAACTATTTATCTGATTTTCATAAATGGATTTGGATGTGA
- the hemA gene encoding glutamyl-tRNA reductase has translation MHIVVVGLNYRTAPVDIREKFAISEEQTPIALRMLKNTKSILECVMVATCNRTEIYAVVDRLHLCGHYIRSFMQNWFGVSREEFAKHLYVYEDEGAIEHLFKVTCGLDSMIIGETQILGQVKDAFLLAQSEKTTGTLFNHLFKQGITMAKRAHSETTIGENAVSVSYAAVELGKQIFGDFRNKTVMIIGAGKMSELTVKHLHANGVKKVIVVNRTISKAKKLAQQFNGIACSFDGFHKYISETNIIISSTGSSDLILTKGQVENLMSTRKTSSPLFMIDIAVPRDLDPDIIDIPNVFLYDIDDLEGIVQNNMEQRKQEAEKIEKMIIQEIAVFENWYNTLGLGPVIQALQEKAADIHAETMESLLNKLPDLDEREIKVIRKLSKSIANQVLHDPIQRIKEMAGDRKGDAAIQLFSHLFALEEKLEQNKEIVRLNHLEEKKQKAAEEKAKILSLHKHKLAARP, from the coding sequence ATGCACATTGTAGTAGTTGGATTAAACTATCGTACAGCCCCAGTAGATATTAGAGAAAAGTTCGCAATATCAGAGGAACAGACTCCCATTGCTTTAAGAATGTTGAAAAACACAAAAAGCATACTGGAATGTGTTATGGTAGCAACTTGCAATCGGACAGAGATTTATGCAGTAGTAGACCGTTTACATTTGTGCGGTCATTATATAAGAAGTTTTATGCAAAATTGGTTCGGAGTTTCTCGAGAAGAATTTGCTAAACACTTATATGTTTACGAAGACGAAGGTGCAATAGAGCACTTGTTCAAAGTAACCTGTGGATTAGATTCTATGATCATAGGTGAAACCCAAATATTAGGACAAGTGAAAGATGCATTTTTATTAGCTCAATCAGAGAAAACTACAGGAACATTATTTAACCATTTATTTAAACAAGGGATTACGATGGCAAAAAGAGCTCATTCTGAAACTACAATTGGTGAGAATGCTGTCTCCGTAAGTTATGCAGCAGTGGAATTAGGAAAACAAATCTTCGGTGATTTTCGTAATAAAACAGTGATGATTATCGGAGCAGGTAAGATGAGTGAGTTAACAGTTAAACATCTTCACGCAAATGGTGTTAAAAAAGTAATTGTTGTAAATCGAACCATTTCAAAAGCTAAAAAACTAGCTCAACAGTTTAATGGAATAGCTTGTTCTTTTGATGGTTTTCATAAATATATTTCTGAAACAAATATTATTATTAGTTCCACAGGGTCATCTGACTTAATTTTAACTAAGGGTCAAGTTGAAAACTTGATGAGTACTCGAAAAACATCAAGTCCATTATTTATGATAGATATAGCTGTTCCTCGTGATTTAGACCCTGACATCATAGATATTCCTAATGTGTTTTTGTATGATATTGATGATTTGGAAGGCATCGTACAAAATAACATGGAGCAAAGAAAACAAGAAGCAGAAAAAATTGAAAAAATGATTATACAGGAAATCGCAGTTTTCGAAAATTGGTACAATACGTTAGGTCTTGGTCCAGTAATTCAAGCTCTGCAGGAGAAAGCTGCAGATATTCACGCTGAAACGATGGAAAGTTTATTGAACAAACTTCCTGATTTAGATGAACGAGAGATCAAAGTTATTCGTAAACTATCTAAAAGCATTGCAAATCAAGTTCTTCACGATCCTATTCAACGTATTAAAGAAATGGCGGGAGATCGCAAAGGAGATGCGGCAATTCAATTGTTTTCCCATCTATTTGCTCTTGAGGAGAAACTTGAACAAAACAAAGAAATCGTAAGATTAAATCATCTTGAAGAGAAGAAGCAAAAAGCCGCTGAAGAAAAAGCGAAAATATTATCTTTACACAAGCATAAACTAGCAGCTCGACCTTAG
- the speD gene encoding adenosylmethionine decarboxylase has translation MEYSTFGRHVVIDTWGVEVELLNNIEFLKEHMVQAAEECGATVLSVQEKQFDPQGVTILVMLSESHISIHTYPEKQFAAIDCYTCGVTVDPEKAINYLVSKLNPEQVHSKKIIRGLGELGVETPNIKNAQVTTC, from the coding sequence ATGGAATACTCAACTTTCGGAAGACACGTTGTTATAGATACTTGGGGAGTAGAAGTAGAATTATTAAATAATATTGAATTTTTAAAAGAACATATGGTACAAGCAGCTGAAGAGTGTGGTGCTACTGTGTTATCTGTACAGGAAAAACAATTTGATCCTCAAGGAGTTACGATTTTAGTCATGTTATCAGAAAGTCACATTTCCATTCACACCTATCCTGAAAAACAATTCGCTGCTATTGATTGTTATACTTGTGGTGTAACGGTTGATCCTGAAAAAGCCATCAACTATTTGGTTTCTAAATTAAATCCTGAACAGGTACACTCAAAAAAGATTATTCGAGGTTTAGGAGAATTAGGTGTAGAGACTCCAAACATAAAAAATGCACAAGTTACGACTTGTTAA
- the yihA gene encoding ribosome biogenesis GTP-binding protein YihA/YsxC — protein sequence MKVNQAEFIISAVGPDQYPEDGLPEIALAGRSNVGKSSLINKMINRKNLARTSSQPGKTQTLNYYRINTDLYFVDLPGYGYAKVSKSRRQEWGEMIERYLLEREQLKAVLQIIDLRHSPTKDDIAMYEWLVYQQIPRIIITTKADKISKNKRNKHLKVIKDTLNLEKEDPILLFSSEEGLGKDELWRIIQNQITKS from the coding sequence GTGAAAGTAAATCAGGCAGAATTTATTATTAGTGCAGTAGGACCAGATCAATATCCTGAAGATGGATTGCCAGAAATTGCACTTGCTGGTCGTTCTAATGTAGGGAAATCGTCTTTAATTAATAAAATGATTAATCGGAAAAATCTAGCAAGAACAAGTTCTCAGCCAGGTAAAACACAAACTTTGAATTATTATCGCATTAATACAGATTTGTATTTTGTAGATCTTCCAGGTTATGGTTATGCTAAAGTTTCGAAGTCTCGGAGACAAGAATGGGGAGAAATGATCGAACGATATTTGTTAGAGAGAGAACAATTAAAGGCGGTTTTACAAATTATTGATCTTCGCCATTCACCTACTAAAGATGATATTGCTATGTATGAATGGTTAGTATATCAGCAAATTCCTCGCATAATCATTACTACAAAAGCTGATAAAATATCAAAAAATAAAAGAAATAAACATTTAAAAGTAATAAAAGATACATTGAACCTTGAAAAAGAAGATCCAATCTTATTATTTTCATCTGAAGAAGGATTGGGGAAAGATGAATTATGGAGAATTATTCAAAACCAAATTACCAAATCATAA
- the lon gene encoding endopeptidase La, whose amino-acid sequence MSLNKTREDRLPLLPLRGLLVYPSMVLHLDVGREKSVKALERAMVENNLILLCSQSEVSIEAPTEEDIYKIGTKAKVRQMLKLPNGTIRVLVEALNRCEIVEYVDNDEFYEVYARDLFDVLSDNSENNALMRSVLKQFENYISLSKKVTPETLASVSDINEPGRLADVISSHLSLKIKDKQKILETLDVHERLEKVLNILNDEREVLELEKQINKRVKKQMEKTQKEYYLREQMKAIQKELGDKEGRAGEVEELRAQLAEIEVPEKIKEKIEREIERLEKMPSTSAEGGVIRNYIDWMIALPWNKQTEDDLDISHAEKILDEDHYGLEKPKERVLEYLAVQKMVKKIKGPILCLVGPPGVGKTSLGKSIARTLGREFVRISLGGVRDEAEIRGHRRTYVGAMPGRIIQGLKNAGTNNPVFLLDEIDKMSMDFRGDPGSALLEVLDPEQNSTFSDHFIEQPFDLSNVMFITTANAVHNIPRPLLDRMEMLYISGYTENEKLEIAKKYLLPKQKKEHGLTEDQLIVEDNTILSIVQEYTREAGVRNLEQQVAALCRKVVKEVVSKDESNQITITSKEIEKYLGPSKYRYNLAEKENQIGAVTGLAWTEVGGDTLTIEVTVMPGNGKLTLTGKLGDVMKESAQAAFSYTRSKAKELNLEPDFHDKYDIHIHIPEGAIPKDGPSAGITIASALISALSDVPVSKEVAMTGEITLRGRVLPIGGLKEKALAAHRAGIKKVLFPEENEKDLQELPDAVKKDIKFVPVSHMDTVLEQTLIQ is encoded by the coding sequence ATGAGTCTAAATAAAACAAGAGAAGATCGCTTGCCATTGTTGCCATTACGTGGATTACTTGTTTATCCAAGTATGGTTCTGCATCTTGATGTTGGTCGAGAAAAATCAGTGAAAGCCCTTGAAAGAGCGATGGTAGAAAACAACTTGATTCTGCTTTGTTCTCAATCTGAGGTGAGTATTGAAGCACCAACAGAAGAAGATATTTATAAAATTGGTACAAAAGCAAAAGTGAGACAAATGCTTAAGCTTCCTAATGGAACGATCAGGGTGCTAGTAGAAGCATTAAATCGTTGTGAGATTGTCGAATATGTAGATAATGATGAATTTTATGAAGTGTATGCTAGAGATTTATTCGATGTATTATCAGATAACTCAGAGAATAACGCATTGATGAGAAGTGTATTGAAACAATTTGAGAATTATATTTCGTTGTCAAAAAAGGTTACACCTGAAACACTGGCATCAGTTTCTGATATTAATGAACCAGGAAGATTAGCAGATGTTATTTCTAGTCACTTATCTTTAAAAATTAAAGATAAGCAAAAGATCCTAGAAACGTTAGATGTTCATGAAAGACTGGAAAAAGTACTGAATATTTTAAATGACGAAAGAGAAGTACTTGAACTAGAAAAACAAATTAATAAACGTGTTAAGAAACAGATGGAGAAAACACAAAAAGAATATTACTTGCGAGAGCAAATGAAAGCTATTCAAAAGGAATTAGGTGATAAGGAAGGTAGAGCAGGTGAAGTTGAAGAACTCCGAGCTCAACTTGCTGAAATAGAAGTCCCTGAAAAAATTAAAGAAAAAATTGAAAGAGAAATAGAACGGTTGGAAAAAATGCCTTCAACTTCTGCTGAAGGTGGAGTTATTCGTAATTATATAGATTGGATGATTGCATTACCTTGGAACAAACAAACTGAAGATGATTTAGACATTTCTCATGCTGAAAAAATCCTAGATGAAGACCATTATGGCCTTGAAAAACCTAAAGAGCGAGTACTGGAGTATTTAGCTGTCCAAAAAATGGTTAAGAAAATAAAAGGACCTATACTTTGCCTAGTTGGTCCACCTGGAGTGGGAAAAACCTCTTTAGGAAAGTCTATCGCTAGAACTTTAGGACGTGAATTTGTTCGTATTTCACTAGGAGGGGTGAGAGATGAGGCTGAGATTCGTGGCCATAGGCGAACCTATGTAGGGGCTATGCCAGGTCGGATTATTCAAGGTTTGAAAAATGCTGGAACGAATAACCCCGTTTTTTTATTGGATGAAATCGATAAGATGTCCATGGATTTTAGAGGCGATCCTGGATCAGCACTTTTAGAAGTATTAGATCCTGAACAGAACAGCACTTTTAGTGATCATTTTATTGAACAACCATTTGATTTATCTAATGTTATGTTTATTACTACAGCGAATGCAGTTCATAACATCCCTCGTCCATTATTGGATCGCATGGAAATGTTATATATATCAGGTTATACAGAAAATGAAAAATTAGAAATTGCTAAGAAGTACTTACTCCCTAAACAAAAAAAGGAACATGGCTTAACAGAAGACCAGTTAATAGTAGAAGATAATACGATATTATCGATTGTACAGGAGTATACACGTGAAGCAGGTGTCAGGAATCTAGAGCAGCAAGTCGCTGCACTTTGTCGCAAAGTAGTGAAGGAAGTTGTTTCTAAAGATGAAAGTAATCAAATAACTATCACTTCAAAAGAAATAGAAAAATATCTTGGCCCTAGTAAGTATCGATATAACTTAGCAGAAAAAGAAAATCAGATTGGAGCAGTTACTGGGTTAGCATGGACAGAGGTGGGTGGAGATACTTTAACCATCGAAGTAACAGTCATGCCTGGAAATGGCAAGCTTACACTCACTGGTAAGCTTGGAGATGTCATGAAGGAATCTGCTCAAGCAGCTTTTAGTTATACACGATCTAAGGCTAAAGAGTTGAACTTAGAGCCTGATTTTCATGATAAGTATGATATTCATATTCATATTCCAGAAGGTGCAATTCCAAAAGATGGACCTTCTGCAGGGATCACCATTGCTTCAGCTTTAATTTCAGCATTATCAGACGTACCTGTTTCCAAAGAAGTAGCGATGACTGGAGAAATAACCTTAAGAGGGAGAGTTCTTCCAATTGGAGGTTTGAAGGAAAAAGCGTTAGCAGCTCATCGTGCAGGTATCAAAAAAGTACTGTTTCCTGAAGAAAATGAAAAAGACCTTCAAGAATTGCCAGATGCGGTGAAAAAGGATATTAAATTTGTTCCTGTTTCACATATGGACACCGTATTAGAACAAACATTAATACAGTAA
- the lonB gene encoding ATP-dependent protease LonB, translated as MSFMVILMIIQGFFAVVIGLYFWNQLRSQQNSKTAVDRESKREMEKLHKLRSIHLTQPLAEKARPISLEDIVGQKEGLRALKASLCGPNPQHVLIYGPPGVGKTAAARVVLEEAKKNVFSPFYKDSKFTEIDATIARFDERGIADPLIGSVHDPIYQGAGAMGVAGIPQPKPGAVTKAHGGILFIDEIGELHSVQMNKLLKVLEDRKVFLESSYYSADDKNIPKFIHDIFQHGLPADFRLVGATTRTPEEIPPAIRSRCIEVFFKPLLPKETATIAANAVKKIGMPSEDKAIDVISKYATNGREAVNIVQMAAGIAMTDQRKKITAEDVEWVINSSNIQPRPDNKIPSQPKVGLVNGLAVYGPNIGCLLEIEATARLTKVPGKGKFTITGVVDEEEMGGGGKKIRRKSMVKSSLENVITVLRQVGINADDYDVHINFPGGIPMDGPSAGVTIATAITSAVYNIPVDNKIAMTGEVSIHGKVKPVGGVVAKVEAAIQAGANKVYIPKENWQDSFFSIKEIEVIPMETIEQVLKYSIGVEFNDLANKQNTDNEGIDVKVLPVFQPGTSTLEQ; from the coding sequence ATGAGTTTTATGGTCATTTTAATGATTATTCAAGGTTTTTTTGCTGTGGTTATTGGGTTGTATTTTTGGAATCAATTACGAAGTCAGCAAAACAGCAAAACAGCTGTTGATAGAGAATCTAAAAGAGAGATGGAAAAATTACATAAATTGAGATCCATACATTTAACACAACCATTAGCTGAAAAAGCTAGACCCATATCCTTGGAAGATATTGTAGGGCAAAAAGAAGGGTTGCGAGCATTAAAAGCTAGTTTATGTGGCCCTAATCCACAACATGTACTTATTTATGGACCACCAGGAGTAGGAAAGACAGCTGCGGCAAGGGTCGTTTTAGAAGAAGCCAAGAAAAATGTATTCTCTCCATTTTATAAAGATTCAAAATTTACTGAAATCGATGCTACCATTGCTCGTTTTGATGAAAGGGGAATTGCTGATCCTTTAATCGGTTCTGTGCATGATCCAATATATCAAGGGGCTGGTGCAATGGGTGTTGCAGGAATACCCCAACCTAAACCTGGTGCAGTGACTAAGGCTCATGGAGGTATATTATTTATAGATGAAATTGGAGAATTGCACTCCGTTCAAATGAATAAACTATTAAAGGTTCTTGAAGATCGCAAAGTTTTTTTAGAAAGCTCTTATTATAGTGCAGATGATAAAAATATTCCAAAATTTATTCATGATATTTTTCAACATGGATTACCTGCAGATTTTAGGTTAGTGGGAGCGACAACTAGAACGCCTGAAGAAATTCCCCCAGCTATTAGATCACGCTGTATAGAGGTGTTTTTCAAACCCCTTTTACCTAAAGAAACGGCTACTATTGCAGCTAATGCAGTTAAAAAAATAGGAATGCCTTCTGAAGATAAAGCGATAGATGTGATTAGTAAATACGCTACGAATGGGCGTGAGGCGGTAAATATTGTTCAGATGGCAGCGGGGATAGCAATGACAGATCAAAGAAAGAAAATTACAGCAGAAGATGTAGAATGGGTGATTAACAGCAGTAATATTCAACCACGCCCAGATAATAAAATTCCAAGTCAACCTAAAGTGGGATTAGTAAACGGTCTTGCAGTATATGGTCCAAATATAGGTTGTTTGTTAGAGATCGAAGCAACGGCTAGATTGACTAAAGTACCTGGCAAAGGTAAATTTACGATTACTGGTGTTGTAGACGAGGAGGAAATGGGAGGTGGAGGCAAAAAAATTCGTCGAAAAAGTATGGTCAAAAGTTCCTTAGAAAACGTGATTACTGTATTAAGGCAGGTTGGGATAAATGCGGATGATTATGACGTTCATATTAATTTTCCAGGTGGTATTCCAATGGATGGACCATCAGCAGGAGTCACCATTGCTACAGCGATTACTTCAGCAGTATATAATATTCCTGTAGATAATAAAATTGCCATGACTGGTGAAGTGAGCATTCATGGAAAAGTAAAGCCTGTTGGGGGAGTTGTAGCTAAAGTGGAAGCAGCAATTCAAGCAGGTGCCAATAAAGTATATATTCCAAAAGAAAATTGGCAGGATTCATTTTTTTCAATAAAGGAAATCGAGGTTATTCCTATGGAAACTATAGAACAGGTGCTTAAATATTCAATCGGTGTTGAATTTAATGACCTAGCTAATAAACAAAATACAGACAACGAAGGCATCGATGTTAAAGTGCTCCCTGTTTTTCAACCAGGAACTTCTACATTAGAACAATAA